ATGAGCATGGAAGGATAAGAAATCAGGATAGTGACAATGGTGGTCCTGTTGTAATATCTTGATAGCCTCTGAATGGAGccatttccaaggtttctgCTCGAATATTTCTGTCAGAAGGCCGCTGACCTTGATCCATAAAGAACAATATAGCAATGGTAAAAAAAGATAAGAATCGGTTGAATATGACCATCGTTAGGAGAATTTGTAAAAAACCACTCCATCTATCAAGGATCTGAACAGGTTTTACAGCAAGCCTGGGGTTGCAGTCAGAGCCATGATCCCTTGCTCTCTAAATCACAATATTTGAAGAGCCGAGATAAAATCTTCTTCGAAACTTTGCGGGTATTTTGGACCTTGGGGGTGCTCTCGGTTATTCAGAGCTGTGTGTGCATGGATTCGTCTATGTCTGAACTGAACAAACAGTGAGGCCGAACAGTACAGGATACCTTGTACTTTGCAGCAGCTATTAGACTGATAAATTTTATCAAAGGCTATACATGGGAAAGTTGTTTCGCACATTTTAAGGCGTTTTAACCGCCTACATTCTAGCCACAACACCAACCAGGGGGACAATATTCAAGCAAAACGCTACCAAAAGACTGCCACAATGTCCACCACAAAGATGCAAAAGACCACATATGTGGCCTGCTGTTCTTACACACTGTATATTTCTAGAGGCAACAGCTACCCAAACTGCTTCCATGCTACTTGATCTTGTAGTCTTTAGGGCTTTGGGTTGACCTGCCATACCATATTGGGACTAGCGGCCGATAACGTCTAGATAAAAATATGATCACGTGCAGCCGAGCTTCCGCGGAGAGATTGAGGGAAACGCCGCAACTGGGCACGACATAAAAGAACGATTGTTTGGGGCCCGGACATTGTGTTAACCTGCCGCAAAGAGTTCTACTTTTGCATATCTGACGGTACGAATAGTTACCGCCGCTCAACTCTGAGCCAAGAATGAATCAAGCGACGAGGCGCGCAGCGTCGCAAGTCCTCCGCAGACCTCGCAAAACGGTATTTCCAAGATGCACCGGAAGATGGAACTCCACATTTGAACAGAGAGAATGGTCCACGCCGCTAGCAAAAACATTGGCCAATGTTATGAAGGTACCTATGCACTTTCCCTTGCCTCACACTGGACTTTTGCTGATCGATCACTTTTTGAAATTAGGTCACTGGTCCCGTACCAATCGCGGCATTTATGCGCCAAGTATTGACTTCCCCAGATGGCGGTTATTATACAACTCGAGGAGAGAACGGAGGTGTCTTCGGCAAAAATGGTGATTTCGTCACGTCACCCGAGATCTCGCAAGTCTTTGGAGAGTTGGTAGGCATATGGACTATCGCGGAGTGGATAGCGCAGGGACGGACGAGAAGTGGTGTTCAGCTGATGGAGGTTGGCCCAGGAAAAGGAACTTTGATGGATGATATGCTGCGGGTGAGTGATTGCGTATATGCTTGTCTTCATCTAATGAAAAAGAGACAAGAAGATCGTTTGACTGACCACGACTTCTACAACCAACAGACTTTCCGTAATTTCAAGAGCTTTTCTTCAAGTGTTGAAGCCATTTATCTTGTGGAGGCTAGCGGAACCCTCAGAGAAGTGCAGAAGCGGCTGCTGTGCGGCGAGGAGGCTGTTATGGAGGACACAGATATTGGGCACCGGAGTGTGTGCAAATACTTTGATGTACCCGTCATCTGGGTTGAGGATATTCGTCTTCTGCCACATGGTGAGTAGTGATTTAAATCAATTGCCCGTTTATTTGATGCTGACCAAAGACATCGGCTATGCAGAGGAAGGCAAGACACCCTTCATCTTCGCACATGAATTCTTCGACGCGCTTCCAATCCATGCATTCGAATCTGTTCCCCCCTCCCTAGAGAACCAGCAGGCCAATGAGTCTCGAAAGATCATGACTCCCACCGGCCCAGTAGAACTACACGACCCACCCAAACATGCGAACACCCCGCAATGGCGTGAGTTAATGGTGACAATAAATCCAAAAGCCATCGAAGAGAACATTAAAGGAGAGCCCGAGTTCAAATTGACTAAAGCCAAGGCCTCCACGCCGTCATCGCTAGTGATCCCGGAGATTTCTCAGCGTTACCGAGCACTTAAGTCGCAGCCAGGCTCGACCATCGAGATCAGCCCAGAGAGCCGAATCTATGCTGCTGACTTTGCGCGTCGTATCGGTGGTGACTCGGCTTCTGCACTTGCCGCTAAAAAGAACTCGGCTTCCAGCCCGCCACCGTCGTCACAGAAGAAGACCCCCTCCGGGGCAGCCCTGATCATGGACTACGGGACATTGTCAACTATTCCCATCAACTCTCTACGTGGAATCAAAAGCCACGAGAAGGTAGCACCACTCTCGGAACCGGGCCGAGTGGATGTtagtgcggatgtggatttcACTTCGTTGGCTGAAGCAGCCATCGAAGGCAGCGATGGCGTCGAGGTTCACGGTCCTGTTGAGCAGGGTGACTTCCTCAAAGCCATGGGTATTGAGGAGCGCATGCGGCAGCTCCTCCGTAAAGAGCAAAACGAAGAACACAAAAAGACACTAGAGACCGCCTGGAAGCGATTAGTTGAGAAGAGCGGCGGGTCAATGGGACAGATCTACAAGGTCATGGCCATAATACCTGAAAATGGAGGACAGAGATTACCTGTTGGTTTTGGAGGGGGCATTCAGATGTAGAACAGCAAGCATATGCGTCTTGCATTTCAATCGACTCGGAGCGTAGACTACTTGCTCATTTCATGTACAACAATCTCACCTTACATTGAATAGAATAGCACAAACTCCCCACATATCGAAATAATCAAACAGAGCTTCCCAGCCCTCAATCTTCTAGAATAACCAAAAATTGAGAATGACAATCATAAATGCATCTAAGTGGTATCTCTCCTATCAAGTTCGTTAAATctcattaaaaaaaaaggcagaTGCACGAAAGTGACCGAAACCCCCATAATCTCCAGGCCCAACTTAATAGTCATCCCAGACGTCCGCAGCAAAAGCCTCAGTCAGCTTAGCATCATTGCCATACTTCTGCTGCCATTCCACAAACCCGCCCTCGAGCACAAATACTTGCTGCTTCTGATTCTCCTCCGCACTAAGCGTGCTCTCACGCTCACGCGCATAGCGAAGAGCAGCAGAGGGACCACGTTGCTGACTGAGTGCACAATGGAATACAACCATCTTCTTGTCTTTGAGAGTGCGGATGAGCTCAGGCATGCGCACGTCCAGCGTTGAGCTAGGGACCCAAGTTGATGAGTGGATATGGCCTCCAATATGGTCTGTTTCAACAGTCAGCTGATGGCATTTGATTCTATGGTGAAATTCCAATTCTGTACCTGAGTCTCGGACGTCAACAATTGCTAGGTTGCTCGGTTcgccggttgagagtaggGCCGCTAGAACATCGCGGCCCATGCGGGGGAGAGTTGTGATTGAGATGGACGACATTCTTTTTTGGCGAGACTTTGTAGGCCTTTTTGATCAGTACAGCAATTGAAAGTGATACGAAAGAGTTGCTTGAAAGTTCCCAAGATTTGCAGATGTGATATTCACGATCTCTAGAAATTGTGCCCAAAAGCACAAACCACGTGACCTACAATTTCATTTCCAATCGGGAGACGATGATTTTCCGTCACGGCAACTTCGAGCACCTCCAACCCTGCGCGCCCACCTCGACCAATCTTTCCTCCTCGAGCTCAGGAGACAGTTCAATTTACCCCCATAGACTCGCTGCGCTGACACGAGCGAGTGCAATCAGAATGGACTTCCGCCTCTTGGCCCGCAGCCTCCGCGCCAGGCCAACACCATGGCTCCAACAGCAGACCCAGCTGTACCGCGTCGCCTCCCTCGCGAACGGAGTGCGCTATAACTCCTCCACCTCATCACCGAGCATACCCTTTAAACCCACATCTCCCACCGACCAGCCCAGCACAGCCCCCGAGGCCGCCCAGCAAGCCCAAGCCCAGAAGCCGGCCTCCGACTTGGCCGAGCCACGCACAGCTGCCTCCGAAGCTGCAAAGCCCGCCCACAGGCCAGTCTCAGACTTCGACGACATCCTCAGCAGACTCGATCTCAGCAAGCCCCGAGAAGCACCCAGCAGCCAGCGCCGGATCTTCTCAGACTCGCTTTCCCGAGCTGTCGGCGAGGGCGCCCAGAGCAGCTACCGGGCGCGGTCGAGGGCACCCCTGCCTGCACGCAAGGTAGAGCTGAAGCTCGGGCCGACGCTCGGTCGTCAGGTTCATGTCGAGCCTGAGCGTGGTACTGATCTTGGTGGTGCGCTGCGCAAGCTCCAGGCTACTCTTTCGCAGAACCGTGTGAGGCATGATGCTCACGAACAGAAGTTCCATGTCAGAAAGGGTATGGTGcgcaagcagaagaagatggaGCGGTGGAAGAAGCTGTTCAAGTTCTCGTTCCAGGGGACCGTGAAGAAGATTCAGCGTATGCAGGCACAGGGTTGGTAGTTTGATGCCGATCCTTTGCTTTGGACTTTTGTGCTGCGGCTTGACTACTCGGCTTGTATGTATATACTGAAGAAGGCTGGTGTGGGTGATGGACCGAGTGGGCAAAGTGACAATGGTCTGAAAATTGGTGTTCTCTTATGTTACTTGTACAACTATTATCTAGGTACTTGATTTTTGTGTTGAATTTGGCTATTGCATTAGATTTGGAATGCATCGGATTTGTTTGACTCGGTCACTTGGGATATAGCATCATGTTATGTAGAGCGCTAGCTTTTTGCTAACAGTCAGTTCTGCCTCTCAAGTTAGGTACACTGTACAAGTCAAGTCGTAAGCGCCACTATATGTACCCAGGCTATACACTTATTCATCGCGGTTCTGCATATCAATCCCTCTTCCCACTTGGAAAGCCGTATCCACTTCCAACCCCGTTCCCATTGCCATTTCCATTAGCAGGGCCAGAGTAACCGCCGTATCCATTATTCTTCCCTCCGTTGCCAAAGGTTACACCAGAACCCTTCGCTCCACGAGCGGGACCCCCGCCCAAAAGCCCATCTCCATGCCAAGCGGTTCGCCCACGTCCACGCCCACGCCCACCATTCCGCTCCCAGAACAATGCAAGAATAGCACCAACAGAAGCCGCCATAACAAAGAACACCAGCGTAGAAAAGAAAGACCCAGAGCTCTTCCTAGACCTGGTCGCCAAAGCAAGCCACGAGTCCAAAGCAGGCCGCACCGGCCACCCAATACTGGCACCGCCCTCCAACCACGCAACATGGAAGGAGAAAGTAAGCGGCTCTCCCCGTACAACCTTGGTGCCGTGTCCGGCAGTCCAAGGCTCACGCGCCGCCTGGGAAAGAGCAACAggctcctcatcctcatcgagCTTGACATTCTTACCGGTATTGTCAAACTCAGGAGTCGAGTATGCAATACCGCCAACGGTGAAACCGGGCTGTCCAGACTGGCCGCCGCGGGTTTTAGAGCTTTGTTCTGCAGCCGCGTCCGAGGCCATGTTGTGCATGACGACGTTCATATCTGTCCAGATGTGCAAATGGCTCAGCTGGAGCGTGCCCTGTAGGGCGATCGTGAGCGGTGTGAAGGGTGGGCCATTGTCAGCTAGTGCAGAGAGTGTGTCTGCTTCTCCTGCCTTCTGGTTTGAGTCTTTGTCCGCGTGCTCTGCTACGCCGGCGGATGGTGTTAGCGGTGCTGTTGGCACGCGACAGGTCATTGGGACATCTGAGTGGACGTAGAACTCGAGGAGATGATACAGTTCATCGGAGAGGGAGTCAATGGTGCATGTTATCGTTTCGGAGATGCCGTAGTGGAAGGAGAGGGGGCGGGCGGTTTCGTTGCAGGTCACGAAGGGGACGTATTGGAGTTTGCCGAAATTGTCAGTGACCTGGATGTTTTCGCGACATTAGCAAAGTGTTGTTTTGTGGTATGCGCTTTCCCCCTCGTTTCAGGAGACGGTAGGTAGGCTGATGGCGCTTacatgttctccttcactgCAGGTGTAGAACAAGTGCTGGTTAGTAATGCTTTAGAGGTTGATTGAAGAACAGTCTTACGCAGTTCGATTCAGACATGACACTGGGATGTCCTCTCTCAGTTTGTATCCCTCGTCGTTGTCATTGGGGTTCCCCGCAAGTACGCTGGCTGGCCACAATGCGCCTGTCAAAGCCAGCAGCGCCACTGCCGCGGAAGACGGGTTCAATTGACGTATAGGAAACATTATTGTTTTTCTATTCCAACAATTGTAAGAGGGTAGCCGCCCCGCGTCGGCAAGTTTCAAGAGGTCGAGGATGGCACAGGAGTCAAGGACGGGGTTCAACCGCGTTGCGGAGTTGCGACAACAAAGCGGGTTTCCCCTTGGTGCTACCTCCCCTCCGCACTTCAAATTGCATCATGTCTAACCCCTACCTTCTCTATTCTAAAAAGTGACTCGCAGTCTGTAATTAAAATTTACTGATAACGAAAATGTTGAGAATAATCAATTCCTTTCAAACCAAGAGAAATATGTGGAAAATCGTTGCTCGTCAAAACTAAACATCCCACAGCGCTTCATGTAAGACTAAGACATTCTAAGACAGTTTGGCCTTCTGCTTGAAAGCAAGCAACAAACCACTGGTCGAGCTGTCGTGGTCGGCACCCGCGCCCTCAGTCTCCAGCTCGCTCTGGATGTTCTTAGCAAGGGCCTTGCCCAACTCGACACCCCACTGATCGAACGAGTTGATGTTCCAAATGGCACCCTCGGTGAAGGTGACGTGCTCGTAGTAGGTGATCAGAGCACCCAGGGTGGAGGGGGTGATCTTCTGAGCCAAAATAGAGGTGGTGGGACGGTTACCCAAGAAAGTCTTGTGGGCAACAAGCTCCTCGGCAGCACCCTCAGCCTTAACCTGAGCAGGGGTCTTTCCAACCATCAGAGCCTCGGACTGAGCGAGGAAGTTAGCAGCCAGCATGCGCTGGTGCTTGCCACCCTCGACGGGGTTGTGTGACTCAGCCGCCATCAAGAAATCAGCAGGGATAAGCTTGGTGCCTTGGTGCAGAAGCTGGAAGAAGCTGTGCTGCGCGTTGGTGGCAGGCTCACCAAACAGGATGGGTCCGGTGGTGTACTTGACATATTCACCAGTACGCGTGATGGCCTTTCCGTTGCTCTCCATGGACAGCTGCTGGAGGTAGGCAGGGAAGCGGTGCAGGTACTGGTCAAAGGGAGCAACCAGGTGAGTTTGAGCACCGAAAAAGTCGCTGTACCAGACGCTCAGCAGACCACCAAGAGCGGGAATGTTCTTCTCGAGGGGTGTTTCCCGGAAGTGCTTGTCCATGGCCTGGGCACCAGCCAGGAACTGGTGGAAGTTGTCGTAACCAATGTACAGAGCGACAGACAGGCCAATAGCACTCCATACGGAGTAACGTCCACCCACCCACGACTCGAATCCGAACATGTTCTTGGCATCAATGCCGAACTTGGTGACTTCGGACTCATTGGTCGACAGAGCCACAAAGTGCTTGGCAATGTGTGAATCTTCCTTGGCAGAC
Above is a genomic segment from Penicillium digitatum chromosome 3, complete sequence containing:
- a CDS encoding putative S-adenosyl-L-methionine-dependent methyltransferase MidA; the protein is MNQATRRAASQVLRRPRKTVFPRCTGRWNSTFEQREWSTPLAKTLANVMKVTGPVPIAAFMRQVLTSPDGGYYTTRGENGGVFGKNGDFVTSPEISQVFGELVGIWTIAEWIAQGRTRSGVQLMEVGPGKGTLMDDMLRTFRNFKSFSSSVEAIYLVEASGTLREVQKRLLCGEEAVMEDTDIGHRSVCKYFDVPVIWVEDIRLLPHEEGKTPFIFAHEFFDALPIHAFESVPPSLENQQANESRKIMTPTGPVELHDPPKHANTPQWRELMVTINPKAIEENIKGEPEFKLTKAKASTPSSLVIPEISQRYRALKSQPGSTIEISPESRIYAADFARRIGGDSASALAAKKNSASSPPPSSQKKTPSGAALIMDYGTLSTIPINSLRGIKSHEKVAPLSEPGRVDVSADVDFTSLAEAAIEGSDGVEVHGPVEQGDFLKAMGIEERMRQLLRKEQNEEHKKTLETAWKRLVEKSGGSMGQIYKVMAIIPENGGQRLPVGFGGGIQM
- a CDS encoding M-phase inducer phosphatase — protein: MSSISITTLPRMGRDVLAALLSTGEPSNLAIVDVRDSDHIGGHIHSSTWVPSSTLDVRMPELIRTLKDKKMVVFHCALSQQRGPSAALRYARERESTLSAEENQKQQVFVLEGGFVEWQQKYGNDAKLTEAFAADVWDDY
- a CDS encoding mitochondrial 37S ribosomal protein bS21m, which codes for MDFRLLARSLRARPTPWLQQQTQLYRVASLANGVRYNSSTSSPSIPFKPTSPTDQPSTAPEAAQQAQAQKPASDLAEPRTAASEAAKPAHRPVSDFDDILSRLDLSKPREAPSSQRRIFSDSLSRAVGEGAQSSYRARSRAPLPARKVELKLGPTLGRQVHVEPERGTDLGGALRKLQATLSQNRVRHDAHEQKFHVRKGMVRKQKKMERWKKLFKFSFQGTVKKIQRMQAQGW
- a CDS encoding Glucose-6-phosphate isomerase, with translation MFPIRQLNPSSAAVALLALTGALWPASVLAGNPNDNDEGYKLREDIPVSCLNRTAEGEHVTDNFGKLQYVPFVTCNETARPLSFHYGISETITCTIDSLSDELYHLLEFYVHSDVPMTCRVPTAPLTPSAGVAEHADKDSNQKAGEADTLSALADNGPPFTPLTIALQGTLQLSHLHIWTDMNVVMHNMASDAAAEQSSKTRGGQSGQPGFTVGGIAYSTPEFDNTGKNVKLDEDEEPVALSQAAREPWTAGHGTKVVRGEPLTFSFHVAWLEGGASIGWPVRPALDSWLALATRSRKSSGSFFSTLVFFVMAASVGAILALFWERNGGRGRGRGRTAWHGDGLLGGGPARGAKGSGVTFGNGGKNNGYGGYSGPANGNGNGNGVGSGYGFPSGKRD
- a CDS encoding Phosphoglucose isomerase (PGI), with the translated sequence MMLPHVPPRTPMRREQLTPLVFWLFVSLLFSITPFTFHNLSSSSCPAFRKPDQFQKDPKRFENFSHKFANTVDNTEILFDFSKNFLTQETVSLLVKLAKEANVEELRDAMFRGEHINFTEDRAVYHAALRNVAKEPMEVDGKSVVEDVSSVLEHMKEFSEQVRSGEWKGYTGKKINTIVNIGIGGSDLGPVMVTEALKPYGHPDIKLHFVSNIDGTHIAEALKDSDPETTLFLIASKTFTTAETTTNANTAKSWFLKSAKEDSHIAKHFVALSTNESEVTKFGIDAKNMFGFESWVGGRYSVWSAIGLSVALYIGYDNFHQFLAGAQAMDKHFRETPLEKNIPALGGLLSVWYSDFFGAQTHLVAPFDQYLHRFPAYLQQLSMESNGKAITRTGEYVKYTTGPILFGEPATNAQHSFFQLLHQGTKLIPADFLMAAESHNPVEGGKHQRMLAANFLAQSEALMVGKTPAQVKAEGAAEELVAHKTFLGNRPTTSILAQKITPSTLGALITYYEHVTFTEGAIWNINSFDQWGVELGKALAKNIQSELETEGAGADHDSSTSGLLLAFKQKAKLS